A single Zootoca vivipara chromosome 1, rZooViv1.1, whole genome shotgun sequence DNA region contains:
- the LOC118085760 gene encoding golgin subfamily B member 1 isoform X9, which yields MLKWGSGDVSATKSGAHGPLQAANMSVTDLTEQLVQNEQLVAQLKELVRDKDNELCLKEQQLKAQKEASEAKISKLKLQNKAKVTSLTAQLEELKNQLSGDETQEGNSEQKRAASRGKILVLKKKVEELEAKNAQKNEALQKKIDELDAAHQRGAEMDAMLAEKQKKLMEKEAFIIDLQLACGSTDAKEVLIQNSELKNQLSTKEASLQSMKLMVQNLIKKVEDNEQRCSCLLEQNENLKSIQIKEREHFQEREAMYTQNIHVFQNMILEKEKELMGVAQKHEQELFKLVAKSDASADLEQLLKALKQKLHEKEEVLQGRTQVIFMLQKELDGKDKQLKEINEYLNHLQLEKNNLQSKLDAEKHIMRAQLRDMMEKHEIELRKVREKYDADMQEIREKHETELQEKDQTLIQLQKQLEQLSSSDKSNLDVVMKQTLENLEARVKLKSEEASKSEAKFLKMKALYKSRITKLEDELKNATSTNKSVTALHDRISELEQEKEELQSTLQAFSELKAQNEQLLDKLEVYEQQQQKLQADLEQVTKRAASQASESDSVDELQTQLLEWQEIVTESEDAHNQIREEKSAMALRMSQIEEEREGLIEDDWFFPGCSDPAIVSGQQELEEELAAGQGIGRMQPEGRMTAQSSRKLQDDYGFDGKHCYEELNITMDSTDSAEGENMGGWWPEYTSPSAGLRTVVEELELERNQLQEQILFLEERCRDLEDRLQLQSRLEALQVTFGVEEEGQLLRAVQNENDRLQSQLTQLRNQQARDAEKHQVLVSSLNEQLKGLNERNGLLETLLGEKEQKLSSTNEKLEQAEDMRKSIHERDLLNKELSEKLLQREQKLEDVLKKCSAYGEECAEQKAVITVLTEKITAFQEKTMKQDAAIELMQLDLEQTNEELDRLNTSHLEERSQLIHDLQRREREFDNLREVLAEKDKEISSITSNINVYSEQINILKCQIKCKEDEMRDMEEALSKAERGAQLLTDVQTEDVNNAGRKLSELSEQLSAIKSELAEVKIENMTKTKENEEFVRQIKETSQTVKDLHSAIKTRDVTYNNKLMECESQIKLLKEQISKSAKKLQETEIKCKEETDHLKSQIDEHISAKEKLNKLLKEKENKEQSFMSEMKSVKDSHNQLTLENAKKDEDLANLSRQLAEHTEHLEIVKKSLQEKAEIIICLKDKLKVAEQQNEKEKLKLVGELNTKEMQWRDVNNELHEKHEIINKMETERQTAIMTNKQLQAALEQKEKDFADQLKASENLRNEIHTLEKEKQQLISENESLSKLLDVKECELLMRAQSMAELESKMCANATEHQKMLSEVSHDKETLRRKVEELSGLVKQKENSIAEQLLGKEKQCGILADELSRSREITKELEKENQSYITQLKDEQQNKALLLSEYDKVVQQLSQEEEKTSSLQIQVKDLEKELKIKSRSIEEKTEHGDALLKQVKEKQAIVTVLEKEVEKLKCDNIKLSQQLEEKDYTLLLKGVEFEDLCRQISQKTEECTILNDQLALLVKEVDVLKHEKDSALAVCSAKSNECDAFQHQLTQHQSEIVSTKHEAHMLKLENEKLKADIEIASATLMKNCEGLVPLSAQLSQKTNNILVFMDQIDTLVSEMKTLKSSFCDKEALLSQREVLIQEMKENKDVGEKHNLQIISDLQSQVQVLDSEVSQLTQEVQEKENKLKKQDQELKLLKSKSDESNFLRVQLSENMEIISDLQSQLKNMIENNEVLNKSITEKNNFLKQKEKECVNLQTCISETSSVQHKLVQSLTSEAERLKAIILEKELAVNNISVINNELKAELQDKKNECETLKKQATNAEESNICLKKEISDQNKLINDISQVLAEKEASVLDPTNLVKTLRGELKINEEMSQLISQLHSQRNELNQENQKLKELAEEKENIFLTLQGKFDALYEQKNELSASLTKKEEIITGFLKDIGVQLAESNVQALTNDTELLRGELEKSAATIKKLLQEKDGSIASSQMKIDTLIVEIESAKSEHHKALEQVELWKQNIQERERALQVVQEKCTEQANHIEYLKSEVIEKLQQQIDSLINDKAILQENFDKLNLENKNLLKYQKNLEKKSKELKELHEKLEASENELQMHQDAVALQLANKKEQMQLQVSTKSEEVDELKFKVEKLEQNLLESENRWVAELARATQQNNVNLEQLSNLERNLKSKEDQIQSLHQEQDIIQTELSKHLSALSGSKYFLKDSDSDAGQQVAKTVLEKFSTVIDTIISKEAEAMALQQTILEREEEVHHLNNQLESMLSLKEEKELMQNDFKKAKAADQSEIEYLLNELSTAKDELCRQQSVCEEKDIALSNMRKDVVFLHEKIDKLEKELESSCKTLNSECQKAAKLLEEIEHKNQIIENFSSQTNQQKDLITSLSQQLKEKDCSVTQVMESMSNEMVKFSEEKNVLAIELQQLEAIRKSMTEEVSTLSQQVEEYKKELELSQVVLTNKEATIKDLVSEKAQLNITLEKINKEKENLKKKLQASLLVRKDLIQKNEKLNKKTEYFREQINDLVKQVENTEAHNKDLESQLEGLKTQLLEKDVKINDTSQTLSAKAEHLEQLEKAVTEFKATIAEQKSMSDKNLIYLQEKDCLLAQMQSVLNEREKIHREERSQLFLTIENLKGEIAKRDETFEKTNGSEATLNTESSCSNNTHQPNEINPVTELQKDKEILQKKLKALLVVRKESTKQIQKQKEEHAKLLRDFNELTKDFELIKKEKKALQEIHQRKCEEVDSNLLLLYSLQKRLDTDTSLRHSENAQQKTLESGELNVKGDVRVGKSGKMVSMMTMEESEMAKLHDNYARLMEEKEKLKEELKEKSLELGSVQQEAVKLKISVEQQEQQYKQERDNMLIEQGLLKQQLESHKNELQAVKTMVETMNNEKSKLHKQHEDHLSSLKETDKHPSEENKQLLMEFNMLREKVLPVSSAYKNVAGVREDTKTVWPHSDNVPENSVQGPDFCSSLDDVTYTERELLDVTNTGIKTSTERIGDQDPLPTEMSREQIEENVNGRSYQPQLQKYDAEEKNRERLQRKLQAALISRKEALKENKTLKDQMELLVLENKELISKVHTYGQLMSELDREKQNLSTALYKEETLVAENARLLIENENLTAACESLKSTMQTIGQEKEAFSFQLNSLKDSQTVELTGWKAKHSELKQEYESLLQAYENISSKIAEMRHIIDVTRKEKQEALHRVNERESDTHKLKELLQKAADESVQVKEQLKQLTESKQKEISELKIAAEKQASEHKLCLEDYQRKIDESVLQSKQLMEENKQLKEVSEILKQTLEKTEKENEELSKDFSLTKSALRDLQTRLELNKSDVQSKISDSLCERESLLKHIHLLNEGISEKEKSMLILKQENKTLLERLKDAEKSLHQNKSFLSKLENDCKNLNQEIVSLGERIKILEDDKCLLQEELENVQETSYKVKNEREFLETELLNHIKKLDQTTDRLKATQIQNSLLVEQLENLKAEKCNTIREKEEQQHLARVFEEKLKTAQRDNHETKNKTKELQELLRGKQQEINQLQKDSIKYQEMILDLEKSVKLSHSESEKIEKDLNSAEGKLAKSNEELQKLTEKLYLQNISLYESKSEIERLANDNLRSKNELKKKENRISNQKREYESQLEFSLQQGETQAAFPPGAPQEKAEVIDIDNMDFIEINGRLAQRQEPTLLELMGTLSEERNRREAAEEALGLLEEQIKRLELIDSRPASEQCAFQVEEEERQPFIINASELTVVRK from the exons ATCCACGTGTTTCAGAATATGAtcttggaaaaggaaaaagagctcATGGGAGTGGCCCAGAAACATGAGCAGGAACTCTTTAAGCTGGTTGCCAAATCAGATGCTAGTGCTGATCTAGAACAG CTACTGAAAGCCTTGAAACAGAAGCTACATGAAAAAGAAGAGGTTTTGCAAGGAAGGACACAGGTGATATTCATGTTGCAAAAAGAACTGGATGGAAAAGACAAGCAGCTAAAA GAAATTAATGAATACCTGAATCACCTTCAGTTAGAGAAAAACAACCTCCAGTCCAAACTAGATGCTGAAAAGCATATAATGCGAGCCCAGCTGAGAGACATGATGGAGAAACATGAGATTGAACTGCGAAAAGTCAGAGAGAAATATGATGCTGACATGCAGGAGATCCGAGAGAAGCATGAAACAGAGCTGCAGGAGAAAGACCAAACCCTGATTCAGCTTCAGAAGCAATTGGAACAATTAAGTTCCAGTGACAAAAGTAATTTGGATGTTGTAATGAAACAAACATTGGAGAACCTAGAAG CTCGAGTGAAACTAAAATCAGAAGAGGCCAGCAAATCTGAAGCTAAGTTCCTCAAGATGAAAGCTTTGTACAAATCCAGAATTACAAAGCTTGAAGATGAGCTTAAAAAT GCTACATCAACAAATAAGAGTGTAACTGCCTTGCATGACCGGATTTCAGAactggaacaggaaaaggaagagctGCAGTCTACACTACAAGCTTTTTCTGAACTTAAAGCTCAGAATG AACAATTGCTGGATAAGCTGGAAGTCTacgaacaacagcagcaaaaattgCAAGCAGACCTTGAACAAGTTACGAAGAGGGCAGCTTCGCAG GCTAGTGAATCTGATAGTGTGGATGAGCTGCAGACTCAGCTTTTGGAATGGCAAGAAATTGTAACTGAGTCTGAAGATGCACACAATCAAATCAGAGAGGAGAAATCTGCTATGGCTCTAAGAATGTCACAAattgaagaagagagagaagg ACTGATTGAGGATGACTGGTTCTTTCCTGGCTGCTCTGATCCAGCCATAGTCTCAGGGCAGCAGGAGTTGGAGGAGGAACTGGCCGCAGGTCAAGGGATTGGAAGAATGCAGCCAGAGGGAAGGATGACTGCCCAGTCGAGCAGGAAACTCCAG GATGACTATGGCTTTGATGGAAAACATTGCTATGAAGAGCTGAATATCACCATGGATAGTACAGATTCAGCTGAAGGAGAGAACATGGGAGGTTGGTGGCCAGAGTACACTTCCCCTAGTGCAG GTTTGCGGACTGTAGTGGAAGAATTAGAATTGGAAAGAAATCAGTTGCAAGAACAAATTCTCTTCTTGGAGGAACGTTGCCGGGACTTGGAAGATAGATTGCAGCTCCAGAGCAGACTGGAAGCTCTTCAG GTGACATTTGGTGTAGAGGAAGAAGGGCAGCTATTGAGGGCTGTACAG AATGAAAATGACCGTTTACAGTCCCAGCTTACACAGCTGCGCAACCAGCAAGCACGTGATGCAGAAAAACACCAAGTTCTTGTTTCCAGTTTGAATGAACAACTGAAAGG ATTAAATGAAAGAAATGGCTTGCTTGAAACTTTGCTTGGGGAAAAGGAGCAGAAACTTTCAAGTACAAATGAAAAGCTAGAACAGGCAGAAGACATGAGAAAGTCAATTCATGAGAGAGACCTTCTAAACAAAGAACTAAGTGAAAAGCTTTTGCAGAGGGAACAAAAG CTGGAAGATGTCCTGAAGAAGTGCAGCGCTTATGGAGAAGAGTGTGCAGAACAGAAAGCAGTTATTACTGTACTAACAGAAAAAATAACTGCCTTTCaagaaaag acCATGAAACAGGATGCTGCCATAGAATTAATGCAACTGGATCTTGAGCAGACAAATGAAGAACTTGATAGATTAAACACAAGTCATTTAGAAGAGAGGTCTCAACTAATTCATGACCTCCAGAGGCGTGAAAGAGAATTTGACAACCTCAGAGAGGTTTTAGCTGAGAAAGACAAAGAAATTTCTTCTATTACTTCAAATATAAATGTGTATTCTGAGCAGATTAATATTCTGAAATGCCAGATCAAGTGCAAAGAGGATGAAATGCGAGACATGGAAGAAGCACTGTCCAAGGCTGAAAGGGGAGCCCAGTTGCTGACAGATGTACAAACCGAAGATGTGAACAATGCAGGCAGAAAGCTTTCGGAACTTTCTGAGCAGTTAAGTGCAATAAAAtcagaactggcagaggtgaaaATTGAAAACATGACTAAAACCAAAGAAAATGAAGAATTTGTTAGGCAAATCAAAGAGACAAGCCAAACGGTTAAAGATCTTCATTCTGCAATCAAGACTCGTGATGTTACTTACAACAACAAACTCATGGAGTGTGAGTCACAAATTAAGTTGCTTAAAGAACAAATAAGTAAATCAGCTAAAAAATTgcaagaaacagaaataaaatgtaaGGAGGAAACAGACCATCTTAAATCCCAGATCGATGAACATATCTCTGCAAAGGAGAAATTGAACAAattactaaaagaaaaagaaaacaaagaacaaagTTTTATGAGTGAGATGAAATCAGTGAAAGATTCTCACAACCAGCTTACTTTAGAAAATGCTAAAAAAGATGAAGATTTAGCTAATTTATCCAGACAACTTGCTGAGCATACTGAGCATCTAGAAATTGTCAAAAAGTCACTGCAAGAAAAAGCAGAAATCATAATATGCCTAAAAGACAAGCTTAAAGTTGCCGAGCagcaaaatgaaaaggaaaagctTAAGTTAGTTGGAGAACTGAATACCAAGGAAATGCAGTGGAGGGATGTTAATAATGAGCTGCATGAAAAACATGAAATAATTAATAAGATGGAGACCGAAAGACAAACTGCCATCATGACTAACAAGCAGTTACAAGCAGCTCTTgagcagaaagaaaaagattttgcAGATCAGCTTAAAGCCAGTGAAAATCTTAGAAATGAGATACATACTTTGGAGAAAGAGAAGCAACAGCTGATTAGTGAGAACGAGAGTTTGTCAAAATTACTGGATGTTAAAGAGTGTGAACTGTTGATGCGTGCTCAATCCATGGCTGAGTTGGAGAGTAAGATGTGTGCCAATGCCACAGAACACCAGAAAATGCTTTCAGAGGTCAGCCACGATAAAGAGACTTTAAGAAGGAAAGTTGAAGAACTCTCAGGCCTTGTAAagcaaaaagaaaattcaattgCAGAGCAGTTACTGGGGAAAGAGAAACAGTGTGGCATATTAGCTGATGAgctttccagaagcagagagatAACAAAGGAATTAGAGAAAGAAAATCAGTCTTATATCACTCAGTTAAAGGATGAGCAGCAAAACAAAGCATTGCTTTTGTCAGAGTATGATAAGGTGGTCCAACAGCTCagtcaggaggaggaaaaaacctCATCATTACAGATACAGGTTAAAGACTTAGAAAAGGagcttaaaataaaaagcagatctATTGAAGAAAAAACTGAGCATGGTGATGCATTACTTAAGCaagtaaaagaaaaacaagctaTCGTGACTGTGTTAGAAAAAGAAGTAGAAAAGCTTAAATGTGATAACATAAAGCTATCTCAACAGCTTGAAGAAAAAGACTATACTCTATTATTGAAAGGGGTGGAGTTTGAGGATCTTTGCAGGCAGATTTCACAAAAAACAGAAGAGTGTACTATATTAAATGATCAGCTAGCACTATTAGTCAAAGAAGTGGATGTTTTGAAACATGAAAAAGATAGTGCTTTGGCTGTTTGCAGTGCTAAGTCAAATGAATGTGATGCTTTTCAGCATCAGTTAACACAACATCAGTCTGAAATTGTGTCCACAAAACATGAAGCTCATATGCTGAAATTagaaaatgaaaaattgaaaGCAGATATAGAAATAGCCAGTGCTACATTAATGAAAAATTGTGAAGGACTAGTGCCCTTGAGTGCACAATTATCTCAGAAAActaataatattttagtttttatgGACCAAATTGATACCTTAGTTAGTGAAATGAAAACACTAAAAAGCAGTTTTTGTGATAAAGAGGCTCTTCTTTCCCAGAGGGAAGTTTTGATTCaggaaatgaaagaaaacaaagatgtaGGTGAAAAGCATAATTTGCAAATTATTTCAGATTTGCAAAGCCAAGTACAGGTTCTAGATAGTGAAGTTAGTCAACTTACACAGGAAGTGCAAGAGAAAGAGAATAAATTGAAGAAACAAGATCAAGAGTTAAAATTACTTAAAAGTAAATCTGATGAGTCTAATTTTCTTAGAGTTCAACTGTCTGAGAATATGGAAATAATTTCTGATCTCCAGAGTCAACTTAAAAATATGATAGAAAACAATGAAGTATTAAACAAATCAATtacagagaaaaacaactttttaaaacaaaaggagAAGGAATGTGTTAATTTACAAACATGTATTTCTGAGACTTCCTCTGTGCAGCATAAACTTGTACAGTCGTTGACCTCTGAAGCAGAAAGATTAAAAGCAATCATTTTGGAGAAGGAGTTAGCAGTGAATAACATTTCAGTGATTAACAATGAACTGAAGGCTGAACTTCAAGATAAAAAGAATGAATGTGAGACTTTGAAGAAGCAAGCTACCAATGCAGAAGAATCAAATATTTGTTTGAAAAAGGAAATAAGTGATcagaataaattaataaatgacattAGCCAAGTGCTAGCAGAAAAAGAGGCTTCTGTTTTGGATCCTACTAATCTTGTGAAAACCCTAAGAGGGgaactaaaaataaatgaagaaatgtCACAGTTAATTTCTCAACTTCATAGTCAAAGAAATGAACTGAACCAAGAAAATCAAAAGTTAAAAGAACTAGCcgaggaaaaagaaaacattttcttaacTTTGCAGGGAAAATTTGATGCTCTGTATGAACAGAAAAATGAACTCTCTGCTTCCCTGACTAAAAAAGAAGAGATTATCACTGGCTTTCTTAAAGATATCGGTGTTCAACTAGCAGAAAGCAATGTTCAGGCTCTTACCAACGATACTGAGCTACTTAGAGGAGAACTAGAAAAAAGTGCTGCTACAATAAAAAAGCTTTTGCAAGAGAAGGATGGAAGCATTGCCAGTAGCCAGATGAAAATTGACACTTTGATAGTAGAAATTGAATCTGCAAAATCAGAGCACCATAAAGCATTAGAACAAGTTGAGCTGTGGAAGCAAAatattcaagagagagagagagctctacaGGTTGTACAGGAAAAATGCACTGAACAGGCTAATCATATTGAATATTTAAAGTCTGAGGTCATAGAAAAATTGCAACAACAAATAGATTCTTTAATAAATGATAAGGCTATTTTACAAGAGAACTTTGATAAACTGAATCTGGAAAACAAAAACTTGCTTAAGTACCAGAAGAATTTAGAGAAAAAATCTAAAGAGCTAAAAGAACTTCATGAAAAATTAGAAGCCAGTGAGAATGAATTGCAAATGCACCAAGATGCTGTCGCTTTGCAGCTGGCGAATAAGAAAGAGCAGATGCAGTTACAGGTTAGTACAAAGAGTGAAGAAGTTGATGAATTGAAGTTTAAGGTTGAAAAGCTAGAGCAAAATCTCCTTGAGTCAGAGAACAGATGGGTAGCAGAACTTGCGAgggcaactcagcaaaataacgTTAATCTTGAGCAACTGAGTAATTTAGAAAGGAATCTGAAATCAAAAGAGGATCAAATTCAATCTTTGCATCAAGAACAGGACATTATTCAAACAGAGTTGTCCAAACATCTTTCTGCATTGTCAGGTAGTAAGTACTTCCTCAAAGACAGTGACAGTGATGCTGGTCAGCAAGTAGCTAAGACTGTATTGGAAAAATTCTCTACTGTGATAGATACTATTATCAGCAAAGAAGCTGAAGCAATGGCACTGCAGCAGACTATtttagagagagaagaagaagtacaTCACCTGAATAATCAGCTAGAAAGCATGTTGTCCttgaaggaagagaaagagttGATGCAGAATgactttaaaaaggcaaaagcTGCTGACCAATCTGAGATTGAATATCTCTTAAATGAACTGAGTACTGCTAAGGATGAATTATGTAGGCAGCAATCTGTCTGTGAAGAAAAGGACATTGCATTATCAAACATGAGGAAGGATGTTGTTTTCCTCCATGAGAAGATAGATAAATTAGAAAAAGAGCTTGAAAGTAGTTGCAAGACACTGAACAGTGAATGTCAAAAAGCAGcaaaacttttagaagaaataGAGCATAAAAATCAGATAATAGAAAACTTTAGTTCCCAAACTAACCAACAGAAGGATTTAATTACTTCTCTAAGCCAGCagttaaaagaaaaggattgcTCAGTTACTCAAGTCATGGAATCCATGTCTAATGAAATGGTAAAATTCTCTGAGGAAAAAAATGTGCTTGCTATTGAATTGCAACAACTAGAAGCCATAAGGAAGAGCATGACAGAAGAGGTAAGTACATTATCACAGCAGGTAGAAGAATATAAGAAAGAACTTGAACTCAGTCAAGTTGTGTTGACCAACAAAGAAGCTACCATAAAAGACTTGGTGAGTGAGAAGGCGCAGCTAAATATTactttggaaaaaataaataaagaaaaggaaaatctgAAAAAGAAGCTTCAGGCATCTTTGCTAGTAAGAAAGGACTTAAttcagaaaaatgagaagcttAATAAAAAGACAGAATATTTTCGGGAGCAAATTAATGACTTAGTAAAACAGGTTGAAAATACTGAGGCTCACAACAAAGATCTCGAATCCCAACTTGAAGGACTGAAGACACAATTGTTAGAAAAAGATGTGAAGATAAATGACACAAGTCAAACCTTATCAGCCAAGGCAGAACACTTGGAGCAGCTGGAGAAAGCAGTTACAGAATTCAAAGCTACTATAGCTGAACAAAAAAGTATGTCTGATAAGAACTTGATCTATCTACAAGAGAAGGATTGTCTGCTTGCACAAATGCAGTCTGTgctgaatgagagagagaaaatccatcGAGAGGAACGTTCACAACTTTTCTTAACCATAGAAAATCTCAAAGGTGAAATAGCAAAGAGAGATGAAACATTCGAGAAAACGAATGGGTCAGAAGCTACCCTAAATACCGAAAGTTCCTGTAGTAACAATACACACCAACCTAATGAAATTAATCCAGTCACTGAGCTGCAGAAAGACAAGGAAATCCTGCAAAAGAAACTTAAGGCACTGCTTGTGGTCCGCAAAGAAAGCACTAAACAAATTCAGAAACAAAAAGAAGAGCATGCTAAGCTGCTACGAGATTTTAATGAACTAACAAAAGACTTTGAgctcattaaaaaagaaaagaaagcactccAAGAGATTCATCAGAGAAAGTGTGAAGAAGTTGACTctaatttattgcttttatacTCTCTGCAGAAAAGGTTGGACACTGATACATCTCTTAGGCACAGTGAAAATGCTCAGCAGAAAACATTAGAGTCTGGGGAGCTAAATGTGAAGGGTGATGTCAGGGTTGGAAAATCAGGAAAGATGGTAAGTATGATGACAATGGAAGAGTCTGAGATGGCGAAACTTCATGATAACTATGCTAGACttatggaagaaaaagaaaagcttaagGAAGAGTTAAAAGAGAAGTCACTTGAACTTGGTAGTGTACAGCAAGAAGCAGTAAAACTGAAGATCTCTGTTGAGCAACAGGAACAGCAGTATAAACAAGAGAGAGACAATATGTTGATTGAACAAGGTCTGCTTAAGCAACAACTAGAATCTCATAAAAATGAATTGCAAGCTGTTAAAACTATGGTTGAAACTATGAATAATGAAAAAAGTAAACTCCACAAACAACATGAAGATCACCTATCAAGTCTGAAAGAAACTGATAAACATCCCAGTGAAGAAAACAAGCAACTATTGATGGAATTCAATATGCTGCGTGAGAAGGTTTTGCCAGTTTCtagtgcatacaaaaatgtggcaGGTGTAAGGGAGGACACAAAAACTGTGTGGCCGCATTCTGATAATGTGCCGGAGAACAGTGTTCAAGGCCCAGACTTCTGTAGTTCATTGGATGATGTCACTTACACAGAAAGAGAATTGCTAGATGTCACTAATACAGGAATAAAAACATCAACTGAAAGAATAGGTGATCAAGATCCCCTACCAACAGAAATGTCTCGGGAACAGATAGAAGAAAATGTAAATGGCAGAAGCTATCAACCTCAACTGCAGAAGTATGATGCTGAAGAGAAAAACAGGGAACGTCTCCAAAGAAAGCTCCAAGCTGCTTTAATATCACGTAAAGAAGCATTGAAGGAAAACAAAACTCTTAAAGATCAAATGGAGTTACTAGTTTTGGAAAACAAAGAGTTGATTAGTAAGGTTCACACCTATGGACAGCTGATGTCTGAGTTGGATAGAGAAAAACAAAACTTGAGTACTGCACTGTATAAAGAGGAGACTCTTGTGGCAGAAAATGCTAGATTATTAATTGAAAATGAAAACCTAACTGCTGCTTGTGAGAGTCTGAAGTCTACCATGCAGACCATAGGGCAAGAGAAGGAAGCTTTTTCTTTTCAATTGAATTCCTTAAAAGATTCTCAGACAGTTGAATTAACAGGTTGGAAAGCTAAACACAGTGAATTAAAGCAAGAGTATGAATCTCTGCTTCAGGCCTATGAGAATATTAGTAGTAAAATAGCAGAAATGAGGCACATTATTGATGTCActagaaaagaaaagcaggaagcTCTTCACAGAGTAAATGAGAGAGAATCTGATACACATAAACTGAAGGAGCTGCTTCAGAAAGCAGCTGATGAAAGTGTACAAGTAAAGGAACAACTGAAACAGCTGACTGAATCTAAACAGAAGGAAATAAGTGAACTAAAGATTGCAGCTGAAAAGCAAGCATCTGAGCACAAGTTGTGCTTGGAAGACTATCAAAGAAAAATTGATGAATCTGTGCTTCAGAGCAAGCAGCTAATGGAGGAAAATAAGCAATTAAAGGAAGTTTCTGAGATTTTAAAGCAAACCTTGGAAaaaacagagaaggaaaatgagGAGCTTTCTAAGGATTTTAGTCTAACAAAATCTGCTCTCAGGGACCTCCAAACACGGTTGGAATTGAACAAGTCTGATGTACAGTCCAAGATAAGTGATTCCCTCTGTGAAAGAGAGTCATTATTAAAACACATTCATTTGTTAAATGAGGGGAtttcagaaaaagagaaaagcatgCTGATCTTAAAGCAAGAGAACAAAACTTTGTTAGAAAGGTTGAAAGATGCTGAAAAATCTCTGCATCAGAATAAAAGCTTTTTATCAAAGTTGGAAAATGATTGTAAAAATCTTAATCAGGAAATAGTCAGTCTTGGTGAAAGAATTAAAATATTAGAGGATGATAAATGTCTCTTACAAGAAGAATTAGAAAATGTTCAAGAAACATCTTACAAAGTAAAAAATGAGAGAGAATTTTTGGAGACCGAGTTGCTCAACCACATCAAAAAATTGGATCAAACAACAGATAGACTGAAAGCCACACAGATACAAAACAGCCTCCTTGTAGAGCAGTTGGAAAATTTGAAAGCAGAGAAATGCAACAcaataagagaaaaagaagagcagCAGCATCTGGCCAGAGTATTTGAAGAAAAGCTGAAAACTGCTCAGAGAGACAATCATGAGACAAAGAACAAAACTAAAGAGTTACAAGAACTTTTGAGGGGAAAACAACAGGAGATCAACCAGTTGCAAAAGGATTCTATTAAATACCAGGAGATGATACTGGACTTGGAAAAATCTGTGAAATTGTCACATTCAGAAAGTGAAAAAATTGAGAAAGATTTAAACAGTGCAGAAGGAAAGCTCGCCAAATCAAATGAAGAGCTGCAGAAGCTAACTGAAAAACTATATTTACAGAATATTTCACTGTATGAGTCAAAATCTGAAATAGAGCGACTTGCAAATGACAACCTACGTAGTAAAAAtgaacttaaaaagaaagaaaacagaatatcAAATCAAAAGAGAGAATATGAGAGCCAGTTGGAGTTCAGCCTTCAGCAG GGTGAGACTCAAGCAGCATTTCCTCCAGGAGCTCCTCAAGAAAAAGCTGAAGTCATTGACATAGACAACATGGacttcattgaaatcaatggaag GCTTGCACAGAGGCAAGAACCAACCTTATTGGAATTAATGGGGACTCTCTCAGAAGAGAGGAATAGACGGGAAGCTGCGGAAGAGGCCCTCGGGCTCTTGGAAGAACAAATTAAAAG gcttgAACTGATTGATTCCAGGCCAGCATCTGAACAATGTGCTTTTCAGGTAGAAGAAGAGGAAAGGCAACCTTTCATCATCAATGCTAGCGAACTTACAGTAGTACGAAAG TAA